In the genome of Streptomyces sp. NBC_00433, the window CGCCGCGTGCACCTACGCGGGCACGGTGATCGTGCCGATGACCGTGGTCGAGCCGGTCTACTTCCGCGAGACGGTCGGGCGGCTGCGCGACCGCGGGCACGACGTGCGGCACTTCGCGCTGCTCGCCGAGCGGCAGACCGTCGTCAAGCGGCTGCGCGAGCGCGGCCTCGGCCACCTGGTGCAGGCCGTCGCGGGGAAGGACGCGCCGCTGCGGCGGGAGAGCTTCGCGATGCGCAAGCTCGACCTGTGCCTGGAGCGGCTGGCCGGGCCGGAATTCGCCGAGCACGTGTGGACCGACCGGCTCGGGGTCCCGGCAGTCGCCGATCACATCGCGGCCGCGACCGGCCTGCGCCTCGCGCCGAACACCGACGGCGCCCTGCGGGGCCGGCTGCGCCGGGCGTGGACGAGCGCGCAGCACATCCGGCTGCGCTGAGGGGAGCCCCTTCCCGGGGAAGCGGCAGGAGAGTGCCCCTGGCGTGGGTGGATGGGGCTTGTCGAAGGCACTGTCCACCGCAGCTGCAGGAAACACTCTCCAGGCCGCCGACCTTACCCGCGCCCGCCGGCGCGGCAGCGCGGAAAGCGCCGCCGCACGCCGCTGACCACCCGATCAGGCGACAGCGGGGGCCGCGCCGGGGCCGGGGCCTGACGTCGGGCGGGAAAACGCCGCGGGCCGCGCCCCGTGATGCGGAGGGCGCGGCCCGCAGGACGCGAGACGTGTCTTTCGGCCGGCGCTGCCGGCCGTGACGGGTCCGGGTCAGCCGGCGCTGCGGCCGTAACGGCGGCGGAAGCGCTCGACGCGGCCGGCGGTGTCCAGCTCACGGGCCCTGCCCGTGTAGAAGGGGTGGCTGGCCGAGGAGATTTCCACGTCGACGACAGGGTAGGTGTCGCCGTCCGTCCATTCGACGCTGCGGTCGCTCGTGGCGGTGGAGCGGGTCAGGAAGGCGAGGTCGCCGGCCTTGTCGCGGAAGACCACCGGGCGGGACGTGGGGTGGATGCCGTGCTTCATGGAGGTCCTTTCGTGGTGGCGGGGGCGGGGTCGGCCGGGCTCAGGCAGCCGTACCGTACGTCTCGCGGGTCAGCGCTCTTCGCGGAAGAGCACGTGCCTGCGGGCGACGGGGTCGTACTTGAGCAGCGTCAGCCGGTCCGGGTCGTTGCGCCGGTTCTTGCGGGTCACATACGTGTGACCGGTGCCGGCGGTGGAGCGGAGCTTCACGACGGGGCGCAGTTCACTGCGGGCCATGGGGCCACCTCTTTCCGTCATCGTTTTCGTTTTCATCTCGCTGTCGGAAACGTCAACGCCACGAGGCCGGTCCGCATTCCTCACCCCGGTCCGGATGCCGCGCCGGCGCGCGGCTACCGGGAGATCAGGGTGAAAAGGCCGCCGTCGGGGTCCCGCAGGTCGGCCCACGGGCCGGCCGGGGCCGTGCCCGTGGCGATCACCGTGCCGCCCAGCTCGCGGGCGGCGTCGACCCGCGCCGTGACGTCGTCGACCGCGAAGTGGACGGCCCAGTGCGGGCGGATCGCCGGGTCGGGTGCGGCCTCGACCGCGCCCGAGGAGATCCTGGCCACCACTTCGCCGCGGTTGCGGACGACGACCTCGGCCCGCTCGTACTCGTAGGACACGCTGCAGCAGCCGTCGCCCTCGTCGCCCCACTCCAGGACGCCGCCGTAGAAGATCGCCGCCTCGAAGGCATCCCTGGTGCGCAGGCGGACGACGACCGGGCCGCGGTCGTGCCAGGACTGCCAGCCGCCGGGCAGCCTGCCGTCCCACACGCCGAAGACCGCGCCGTCGCGGTCGGCGGCCAGCACCGCGCGGCCCGACGCGAAGGACACCGGGCCGAGCGCCACGGTGGCGCTGCGCTCGCGGATCCTGGCGGTCGCCTCGTCGGCCTGGGTGACCGCGAAGAAGGGTGTCCAGTTGACCGCGACCTGCATGTCGGCGGCGACCGCGCCGATCGTGGCGAGCGGGCGGCCGTCGGTCACCGCGACGGCGAAGCGCTCGCCGAGGGTCGTGGAGCGGAATTCCCAGCCCAGAACGGTGCCGTAGAACTTCTCCGAGGCCGCCAGGTCCCGTGTCGTCAGGCTCACCCAGCAGGGGGCGCCGCGCGCCACGTCCTCCGTGCCGCTCGCGCCCTGGCCGCCGGCGGACGGGGTCGTCCCGCCGGCCGCGTGTGCCGCGCGCTGGTCGTCATGGGCCGGCTGCCGCCCGGTCATCGCACCGACTCCGATTCGTCTGGTTCATGCTCGTGGGAGAGCTCACGGGGAAGCCCGTAGGGACGGGACCCCTGGCGCACAGGGGTGCCGTCGCTGCACCTGCCCGGTCCGCGCGTGATCATGCCGGGTGATCCTGATCTCTTACGCCGCTCGTGTCCCCTGCGCGGCCGCTCGCGGCGGGGGCTCGGCGCACGGTCAGCGCCGTGCACTGCCAGTGCAGCTCGGCGGTGCCGGGGCGGGGCGGCAGGTGCCCGTAGCGGCCGGCGGCGACGCTGACGCAGACGATGGGCCAGGCACGCCAGTGCGGGCCGACGCCCCGGTGGTCGGCGTAGAGCAGCCGGCCGTCGGCGTACCACTCGACGCTGGCGGTGCCGAAGACCACGCGCAGCGCGAACGGGCGGCCCGCGGTGACGGCGCCCTCGGCATAGTGGGCGGCCGGGCGGACATGGTTGGTCAGTTCGAGCAGGCCGGGGTGGGTCGGGTGGTATTCGAAGGCGTCGACCTCGCCGTGGCCGGGCTGCGGGCGCCCGCCCTTGTCGCGGCCCCACGTCCACAGCGCGGGCCAGGCGCCCTGGACGTCGTGGACGACGCAGGTCGCGGTCAGCTCGTCGTCCGGCAGCAGCTCGAAGCCGCCGGGGGCGTATTCGGTGGAGACCAGTGCGGTGTGCCAGTCACCGCCGCGGGCGCGGCGGGCGGTGAAGACACCGTCGGCGGTGGGGCCGTAGCCCGGACCGATCACGTCCAGCTTGTTGTCGTCCGGATTCCGCCCGTCCTCGGGATAGGCGGAGGTCCGGCCGACCGCCCAGGCGGTGCGGTCGGTGAAGGGCGCGTCGAAGACCACAGCGGCGGTGGGGCGGTCAAGCATAAGGGCTCCCTGCTGACGGCCGGAATGACCCCATTCAATCCGGTTCGACCGCCCCGCGGTAAGCGGCGTGCGGAAGCGCGGTGCCGGCGCGCACGGCCCGGCGCACGCCCCCTGGAGGGGCGCCGCCGGGCCGGCCGGGGGTGAGCGTCAGCGGCCGCCCTCGATGCGCCGGGAGCGCTGGTCGACCCCGGGGACCCCGTACGGGTAGTCCGCGGCGCCCGGGTCGCTGGCGCGGTCCAGCCTGGCCGTCTGCTCGGCGGTCAGCCGCAGGCCGGCCGAGCCGAGGTTGTCGTCGAGCTGCTCGACGGTGCGGGCGCCGAGGATGACGGAGGTGACCGCCGGGCGGTCGAGCAGCCAGGCCAGCGCGACCTGCGCCATCGTGGCGCCGGACTCCTCCGCGACCGCCTGGACCTCGTCCACCACGGCCCAGGTGCGTGCCATGGCGGCCCGCCGGTCGTAGGCCTCCACACCGCGGTCGGGGTTCTCGCCGAGGCGGGTGGCACCGGTGGGCCGCGTGTCGCGGCGGTATTTGCCGGTGAGCCAGCCGCCGCCGAGCGGGCTCCAGGGCAGCAGGCCCAGGCCCTCGGACTCGCACGCCGGGGTGATCTCCCACTCGATCTCCCGGCTGAGCAGGCTGTACTGCGGCTGGAGGGTGACCGGGCGGGCCAGGCCGCGGAAGTCGGCGGTGTCGACGGCCTTCTGGAGCTGCCAACCGGTGTAGTTCGACAGGCCCACGTAGTGGATACGGCCCTGCCGGACCGCGTCGTCCAGGAAGCGCAGCGTCTCCTCGACCGGGGTCAGCGGGTCCCAGGAGTGCACCTGGTAGAGGTCGATCGAGTCGACGCCGAGGCGTCGCAGCGAGGCGGTCAGGGCGCGGTCGAGGTGCCGCCGGGACAGGCCGGCGTCGTTGGGGCCCGAGCCCATCGGGAAGCGGCCCTTGGTGGCGATGACCACCTGGTCGGTGATGTCGGCCGGGCGGTCGGCGAGCCAGCGGCCGACGATCTCCTCGGAGCGGCCCGCGCTGTAGACGTCGGCGGTGTCGATGAAGGTGCCGCCGGCCTCCACGAAGCGGTCGAGCTGGGCGAAGGCGGTCTTCTCGTCGGACTCGGCACCGAAGGTCATGGTGCCGAGGCACAGGGCGGAGACAGCGCATCCGCTGCGGCCGAGGTTGCGGTACTCCACGGTAATGCTCCTTCTGAGGCGGCCCATCGGTGGCCGTACGGCCACCGGACCATGCTGGCCCGCGCCGCGGTGAACCGTCCAATAGAAGAAAGCGGATGGATTCATCGACTAGGTTTCTCAATCATGGAACTGCGGCAACTCGAATACTTCGTCGCCGTCGCCGAGGAGCGGCACTTCACGCGGGCGGCGCAGCGGATGGTGGTGTCCCAGTCGGGGCTGTCGGCGTCGGTACGCGCACTGGAGCGCGAGCTGGGCGCCGCGCTGTTCACCCGGACCACCCGCAGCGTCGAACTGACCGGCGCGGGGCGGGCGCTGCTGGCCGAGGCGACCCGCACGCTGGCCGCGGCCAGGGCGGCGGGCGACGCGGTCGCCGCGGTGCAGGGGCTGCTGCGCGGCAGCCTCGCGGTGGGCACCGAGCAGTGCGTCAACGTCGACGTGGGCGCGCTGCTCGCCCGCTTCCGCGCCGAGCACGGCGATGTGGAGATCAGGCTGCGGCAGGCCGGGTCCGCGGTGATGGCGCAGGACGTCGCCGACGGGCGGCTCGACCTCGCCTTCATCACGCTGCCGGGGCCGCCGCCGGACGGTGTGCGGCTGCTGCCGCTGACCAGCGAGCCGATGGTGCTG includes:
- a CDS encoding type B 50S ribosomal protein L31; amino-acid sequence: MKHGIHPTSRPVVFRDKAGDLAFLTRSTATSDRSVEWTDGDTYPVVDVEISSASHPFYTGRARELDTAGRVERFRRRYGRSAG
- a CDS encoding VOC family protein, which codes for MTGRQPAHDDQRAAHAAGGTTPSAGGQGASGTEDVARGAPCWVSLTTRDLAASEKFYGTVLGWEFRSTTLGERFAVAVTDGRPLATIGAVAADMQVAVNWTPFFAVTQADEATARIRERSATVALGPVSFASGRAVLAADRDGAVFGVWDGRLPGGWQSWHDRGPVVVRLRTRDAFEAAIFYGGVLEWGDEGDGCCSVSYEYERAEVVVRNRGEVVARISSGAVEAAPDPAIRPHWAVHFAVDDVTARVDAARELGGTVIATGTAPAGPWADLRDPDGGLFTLISR
- a CDS encoding ATP-binding protein, which codes for MLVWINGPFGGGKTATAYEMSRRLAGSVVCDPEHVGFGLSRMLPPVLRSDFQDLRSWREGVYEVLDLAACTYAGTVIVPMTVVEPVYFRETVGRLRDRGHDVRHFALLAERQTVVKRLRERGLGHLVQAVAGKDAPLRRESFAMRKLDLCLERLAGPEFAEHVWTDRLGVPAVADHIAAATGLRLAPNTDGALRGRLRRAWTSAQHIRLR
- a CDS encoding beta-glucanase, whose translation is MLDRPTAAVVFDAPFTDRTAWAVGRTSAYPEDGRNPDDNKLDVIGPGYGPTADGVFTARRARGGDWHTALVSTEYAPGGFELLPDDELTATCVVHDVQGAWPALWTWGRDKGGRPQPGHGEVDAFEYHPTHPGLLELTNHVRPAAHYAEGAVTAGRPFALRVVFGTASVEWYADGRLLYADHRGVGPHWRAWPIVCVSVAAGRYGHLPPRPGTAELHWQCTALTVRRAPAASGRAGDTSGVRDQDHPA
- the rpmG gene encoding 50S ribosomal protein L33; the encoded protein is MARSELRPVVKLRSTAGTGHTYVTRKNRRNDPDRLTLLKYDPVARRHVLFREER
- a CDS encoding LysR family transcriptional regulator encodes the protein MELRQLEYFVAVAEERHFTRAAQRMVVSQSGLSASVRALERELGAALFTRTTRSVELTGAGRALLAEATRTLAAARAAGDAVAAVQGLLRGSLAVGTEQCVNVDVGALLARFRAEHGDVEIRLRQAGSAVMAQDVADGRLDLAFITLPGPPPDGVRLLPLTSEPMVLLCDPGHRLAGAPYAEWGQLADETFVDWHQDWGARRLTDRAFAASGTPRRVGVEVYDVHTLIDMVRHGLGVAVVPQPISRKEQAAQLAVVPLKGQEDQAWEVSVALPSDGRHSPAARELLSYLGL
- a CDS encoding aldo/keto reductase yields the protein MEYRNLGRSGCAVSALCLGTMTFGAESDEKTAFAQLDRFVEAGGTFIDTADVYSAGRSEEIVGRWLADRPADITDQVVIATKGRFPMGSGPNDAGLSRRHLDRALTASLRRLGVDSIDLYQVHSWDPLTPVEETLRFLDDAVRQGRIHYVGLSNYTGWQLQKAVDTADFRGLARPVTLQPQYSLLSREIEWEITPACESEGLGLLPWSPLGGGWLTGKYRRDTRPTGATRLGENPDRGVEAYDRRAAMARTWAVVDEVQAVAEESGATMAQVALAWLLDRPAVTSVILGARTVEQLDDNLGSAGLRLTAEQTARLDRASDPGAADYPYGVPGVDQRSRRIEGGR